In Nocardia yunnanensis, one DNA window encodes the following:
- a CDS encoding ATP-dependent helicase translates to MDRFSPATREWFDGAFPAPTAAQLGAWDSIAAGQHTLVIAPTGSGKTLSAFLWAIDRLATREPEPGPRKTSVLYISPLKALAVDVERNLRAPLVGITQTAKRLGVDAPEIRVGVRSGDTSAAERRGMQRTPPDILITTPESLFLMLTSAARESLSAVHTVIVDEVHAIAGSKRGAHLSLSLARLDLLRGDAPPAQRIGLSATVRPPAEVGRFLVGGAPITIVAPPAPKTFDLSVRVPVADMTEPDAGGEDSDQPGSIWPHVDEAIVDLVLEHRSSIVFANSRRLSERLTARLNEAYAARLGEAVDTEHKPPAQLGASTEVIHGATTLLARAHHGSVSKEQRALIEDDLKSGRLRCVVATSSLELGIDMGAVELVVQVEAPPSVASGLQRVGRAGHQVGEISRGVIFPKHRTDVIHCAVASMRMTAGQIEELRMPTHPLDILAQQTVAACALEPIDADAWFETVRGTGSYAALPRSAYESVLDLLAGRYPSDEFAELRPRIVWDRDAGTLTGRPGAQRLAVTSGGAIPDRGLFPVFMVGEKASRVGELDEEMVYESRVGDVFALGATSWRIEEITFDRVLVTPAFGLPGRLPFWHGDSLGRPAELGTALGEFVRHAGQELEKTRKPQGSEVETVSLQGGLDENATANLVALLAEQREATGQLPTDKTLLVERFRDELGDWRVVLHSPYGLPVHAPWALAVAARLRERFGVDAAPTPSDDGIVVRLPDTTDEPPGAELFVFDTDEIDDLVTEQVGGSALFASRFRECAARALLLPRRDPGKRAPLWQQRQRAAQLLDVARKFPEFPILLETVRECLQDVYDLPSLRELLGRVARRQIRLVEVETAAPSPFANSLLFDYIGQFMYEGDSPLAERRAAALSLDSSLLAELLGRVELRELLDAEVLAQTERELQRLTPERQARDLEGLADLLRLLGPVTAAEASERCVDDPREWFAELVKAHRALEVSFAGSRWWVAIEDASRLRDALGVPLPIGVPAAFIEPVADPLGDLVGRYARTHGPFTLTAVAQRFGLGPAVAAGALHRLSIEKRVVEGEFTPGSAGSEWCDSEVLRRLRRRSLAAARKEVEPVATAALGRFLPSWQHVGTRELRGVDGVAAVVEQLAGVPIPASAWESLILPLRVRDYSPAMLDELMATGEVIWSGHGSITAKDGWIALHPAEQAGLTLPPPDDIDLGENHIALLTALGATVIGGTAAPEGTSAGETSLPKGEYQVVAGTTGGAYFFRQLFDGVASDSETAVTAALWDLVWAGHVGGDTFAPVRALLSGTTRTTTAHRTPRRAPRGRMYLPRTGVPVRTSSPQVAGRWSLLPERVADNTVRAHATADVLLERYGVLTRGSVQSEGVPGGFALMYRVLTEFEDRGRCRRGYFVDSLGGAQFSTTDVVDRLRSFDTDRPRDSLAHDPAGVAVALAACDPANPYGAALPWPKAAAEGAGHRPGRKAGALVVLVDGDLALYLERGGKTLLTFTEDPAARTAAAAALAALVRDRRVDSLVIDRVNGESVHGNTFAGFLTEAGFAATPKGFRLRGHP, encoded by the coding sequence ATGGATCGGTTCTCGCCCGCCACCAGGGAGTGGTTCGACGGCGCTTTTCCCGCGCCGACGGCCGCGCAGCTGGGGGCGTGGGACTCGATCGCGGCCGGGCAGCACACGCTGGTGATCGCGCCCACCGGCTCGGGCAAGACGCTGTCGGCCTTCCTGTGGGCGATCGACCGGCTGGCCACCCGGGAGCCGGAACCGGGACCGCGCAAGACGTCCGTGCTGTACATCTCACCGCTCAAGGCGCTGGCGGTGGACGTGGAGCGGAATCTGCGCGCCCCGCTGGTGGGGATCACACAGACGGCCAAGCGGCTGGGGGTGGACGCGCCGGAGATTCGGGTGGGGGTGCGCTCGGGTGACACCAGCGCGGCGGAGCGGCGCGGTATGCAGCGCACGCCGCCCGACATTCTGATCACCACGCCGGAATCGCTGTTCCTCATGCTGACCTCGGCCGCCCGGGAGTCGCTGAGCGCGGTGCACACGGTGATCGTGGACGAGGTGCACGCCATCGCCGGGTCCAAACGCGGTGCGCACCTGTCGCTTTCGCTGGCGCGACTGGACCTGCTGCGCGGGGACGCGCCGCCCGCGCAGCGCATCGGCCTGTCGGCGACGGTGCGGCCGCCGGCGGAAGTGGGACGGTTCCTGGTGGGCGGCGCGCCCATCACCATCGTGGCGCCGCCCGCGCCCAAGACCTTCGATCTGTCGGTGCGGGTGCCGGTCGCGGATATGACCGAACCCGATGCGGGCGGCGAGGATTCGGATCAGCCGGGCTCGATCTGGCCGCATGTGGACGAGGCCATCGTGGATCTGGTGCTCGAGCATCGGTCCTCGATCGTGTTCGCCAATTCGCGGCGGCTCTCCGAACGGCTCACCGCGCGGTTGAACGAGGCGTACGCGGCGCGCCTCGGGGAGGCGGTGGACACCGAGCACAAGCCGCCGGCGCAGCTGGGTGCGTCCACCGAGGTGATCCACGGGGCGACAACGCTGTTGGCGCGCGCGCATCACGGATCGGTGAGCAAGGAGCAGCGCGCGCTCATCGAGGACGATCTCAAGAGCGGGCGGCTGCGCTGCGTGGTCGCGACCAGCAGTCTCGAGCTCGGCATCGATATGGGCGCGGTGGAGTTGGTGGTGCAGGTGGAGGCCCCGCCCTCGGTGGCCTCCGGATTGCAGCGGGTCGGCCGCGCCGGGCACCAGGTGGGTGAGATCTCGCGCGGCGTCATCTTTCCCAAGCACCGCACCGACGTGATCCACTGCGCGGTGGCGTCCATGCGCATGACGGCCGGGCAGATCGAGGAACTGCGAATGCCCACGCATCCGCTCGACATTCTCGCCCAGCAGACGGTGGCCGCGTGCGCGCTGGAGCCCATCGACGCCGACGCCTGGTTCGAGACCGTGCGCGGCACGGGAAGCTATGCGGCGCTGCCCCGTTCGGCCTACGAGTCGGTGCTGGATCTGCTGGCCGGGCGCTACCCGTCCGACGAGTTCGCCGAGCTGCGCCCGCGCATCGTCTGGGATCGGGACGCGGGCACCCTCACCGGTCGTCCCGGCGCGCAGCGGCTGGCGGTCACCTCCGGCGGCGCGATTCCCGATCGCGGCCTGTTCCCGGTGTTCATGGTCGGCGAGAAGGCTTCCCGCGTCGGCGAACTCGACGAGGAGATGGTCTACGAATCCCGGGTCGGGGATGTGTTCGCACTCGGGGCGACCAGCTGGCGCATCGAGGAGATCACCTTCGACCGGGTGCTGGTGACGCCCGCGTTCGGGCTGCCCGGCCGGCTTCCGTTCTGGCACGGCGATTCCCTGGGCCGCCCGGCCGAACTGGGCACGGCGCTGGGCGAATTCGTGCGTCATGCCGGGCAGGAGCTGGAGAAGACCCGGAAGCCGCAGGGCTCCGAGGTCGAAACCGTCTCACTGCAAGGCGGTCTGGACGAGAACGCGACGGCGAACCTGGTGGCGCTGCTGGCCGAGCAGCGGGAGGCGACCGGGCAGTTGCCGACCGACAAGACGCTGCTGGTGGAGCGCTTCCGCGACGAGCTGGGCGACTGGCGCGTGGTGCTGCATTCGCCCTACGGGCTGCCGGTGCACGCGCCGTGGGCGCTGGCGGTGGCGGCCCGGCTGCGCGAGCGGTTCGGGGTGGACGCCGCGCCGACGCCGTCGGACGACGGCATCGTGGTGCGGCTGCCCGACACCACCGATGAGCCGCCCGGCGCGGAACTGTTCGTCTTCGACACCGACGAGATCGACGACCTGGTGACCGAACAGGTCGGCGGCTCGGCGCTTTTCGCGTCGCGGTTCCGTGAATGCGCGGCGCGGGCGCTGCTGCTGCCGCGCCGGGATCCGGGCAAGCGCGCCCCACTGTGGCAGCAGCGGCAGCGGGCGGCGCAGCTGCTGGATGTGGCGCGCAAGTTCCCGGAGTTCCCGATCCTGCTGGAGACGGTGCGCGAATGCCTGCAGGACGTGTACGACCTGCCGTCGCTGCGGGAGCTGCTGGGCCGGGTGGCGCGGCGGCAGATCCGGCTGGTGGAGGTGGAGACGGCCGCGCCGTCGCCGTTCGCCAATTCGCTGCTGTTCGACTACATCGGGCAGTTCATGTACGAGGGCGACAGCCCGCTGGCCGAGCGGCGGGCCGCGGCGCTGTCGCTGGATTCGAGCCTGCTGGCGGAGCTGCTGGGCCGGGTGGAGCTGCGCGAATTGCTGGACGCGGAGGTGCTCGCGCAGACCGAGCGGGAACTGCAGCGGCTCACGCCCGAGCGGCAGGCGCGCGATCTGGAGGGGCTGGCCGATCTGCTGCGGCTGCTCGGGCCGGTCACGGCCGCCGAGGCGAGCGAGCGGTGCGTGGACGATCCGCGGGAATGGTTCGCGGAGCTGGTGAAAGCGCATCGGGCGCTGGAGGTTTCGTTCGCGGGGTCGCGGTGGTGGGTGGCCATCGAGGACGCCTCGCGGCTGCGGGACGCGCTCGGGGTGCCGCTGCCGATCGGAGTACCGGCGGCGTTCATCGAACCGGTGGCCGATCCGCTGGGCGATCTGGTCGGCCGCTACGCGCGCACGCACGGGCCGTTCACGCTGACGGCCGTGGCGCAGCGGTTCGGGCTGGGGCCGGCCGTGGCCGCCGGTGCGCTGCATCGCCTGAGCATCGAGAAGCGGGTGGTGGAAGGCGAATTCACGCCCGGTTCGGCCGGTTCGGAATGGTGTGACAGCGAGGTGTTGCGCCGGCTGCGCCGCCGGTCGCTGGCCGCCGCCCGCAAGGAGGTCGAGCCGGTGGCGACCGCCGCGCTGGGCCGGTTCCTGCCGTCCTGGCAGCATGTCGGCACCCGGGAGCTGCGCGGGGTGGACGGGGTCGCGGCCGTGGTGGAACAGCTTGCGGGCGTGCCGATTCCGGCGTCGGCGTGGGAGTCGCTGATCCTGCCGCTGCGGGTGCGCGACTACTCCCCCGCCATGCTGGACGAACTCATGGCCACCGGTGAGGTGATCTGGTCGGGGCACGGGTCGATCACCGCCAAGGACGGCTGGATCGCCCTGCACCCGGCCGAGCAGGCGGGGCTGACGCTGCCGCCACCGGACGATATCGATCTCGGCGAGAACCACATCGCATTGCTGACGGCGTTGGGGGCCACCGTGATCGGCGGGACCGCCGCACCGGAGGGCACGTCAGCGGGTGAGACCAGCCTGCCCAAGGGCGAATACCAGGTGGTGGCCGGTACCACCGGCGGTGCGTACTTCTTCCGGCAGCTTTTCGACGGCGTCGCCTCGGACAGCGAGACCGCGGTGACCGCCGCGCTGTGGGATCTGGTGTGGGCCGGGCATGTCGGCGGCGACACCTTCGCCCCGGTGCGCGCCCTGCTGTCGGGCACCACCCGCACCACCACCGCGCATCGGACCCCGCGCCGGGCTCCGCGCGGGCGAATGTATCTGCCGCGCACCGGCGTTCCCGTCCGCACCAGTTCGCCCCAGGTGGCCGGGCGCTGGTCGCTGCTGCCGGAACGGGTGGCCGACAACACCGTGCGCGCACACGCCACCGCCGATGTGCTGCTGGAACGGTACGGGGTGCTGACGCGCGGTTCGGTGCAGAGCGAGGGCGTGCCCGGCGGTTTCGCGCTCATGTATCGGGTGCTCACCGAATTCGAGGATCGCGGTCGCTGCCGCCGTGGCTATTTCGTGGATTCGCTGGGCGGCGCGCAGTTCTCGACCACGGATGTGGTGGATCGCCTGCGCTCCTTCGACACCGACCGCCCGCGCGACTCGCTCGCGCACGATCCGGCCGGGGTCGCGGTGGCCCTGGCCGCGTGCGATCCCGCCAATCCCTATGGGGCGGCGCTGCCCTGGCCCAAGGCGGCCGCCGAAGGCGCGGGCCATCGGCCGGGACGAAAGGCGGGCGCGCTCGTGGTCCTGGTCGACGGCGACCTGGCGCTGTATCTGGAACGCGGCGGCAAAACGCTGCTCACCTTCACCGAGGATCCGGCCGCCCGCACCGCCGCGGCCGCCGCCCTGGCCGCCCTGGTGCGCGATCGCCGCGTCGACTCCCTGGTGATCGATCGGGTGAACGGAGAATCCGTGCACGGCAACACCTTCGCGGGTTTTCTCACCGAGGCCGGGTTCGCCGCCACCCCGAAGGGTTTCCGCCTGCGAGGCCATCCGTGA
- a CDS encoding DNA-formamidopyrimidine glycosylase family protein — protein MPEGDTVFHAAARLRKALAGKTLTRSDFRVPRYATLDVAGQEVDSVGSYGKHLFVRTPELSIHTHLKMEGVWRVYQPGQRWTKPGFTARLILATADAEAVGFSLGLVEVLRRADEHTATDHLGPDLLGPNWDPAEAVRRLSRNPAQPIGLALLDQTNLAGLGNIFRTEVCFLHRTHPATPVAAVDNLPALVDTAHRILTEAALHPPRRPFVYGRPRQPCPRCRTPLQARPLTDPSHPTHPDRTIYFCPHCQPPPDSGLATRAVPRSAVSEFGVSCDRLGYGSCP, from the coding sequence ATGCCCGAAGGTGACACCGTCTTCCACGCCGCCGCCCGGCTTCGAAAAGCCTTGGCGGGCAAGACCCTCACCCGCAGCGACTTCCGCGTCCCCCGCTACGCCACCCTCGATGTGGCGGGCCAGGAGGTCGACAGTGTCGGCAGCTACGGCAAACACCTGTTCGTCCGCACCCCGGAGCTGAGCATCCACACCCACCTCAAAATGGAGGGCGTGTGGCGCGTCTACCAGCCCGGACAGCGTTGGACCAAGCCGGGTTTCACCGCCCGCCTGATCCTCGCCACCGCCGACGCCGAAGCCGTCGGCTTCTCCCTCGGCCTGGTCGAGGTCCTCCGTCGCGCCGACGAACACACCGCCACCGACCACCTCGGCCCCGACCTCCTCGGCCCGAACTGGGACCCCGCCGAAGCCGTCCGCCGCCTCTCCCGCAACCCCGCCCAACCCATCGGCCTGGCCCTCCTCGACCAAACCAACCTCGCCGGCCTCGGCAACATCTTCCGCACCGAGGTCTGCTTCCTCCACCGCACCCACCCCGCCACCCCCGTCGCCGCCGTCGACAACCTCCCCGCCCTCGTCGACACAGCCCACCGAATCCTCACCGAGGCGGCCCTCCACCCACCCCGCCGCCCCTTCGTCTACGGCCGCCCCCGCCAACCCTGCCCTCGCTGCCGCACCCCCCTCCAAGCCCGCCCCCTGACCGACCCCTCCCACCCCACCCACCCCGACCGCACCATCTACTTCTGCCCCCACTGCCAACCCCCACCCGACAGTGGGCTAGCGACTCGCGCGGTACCGCGGTCTGCTGTCAGTGAATTCGGTGTGTCGTGTGACAGACTTGGTTACGGTTCGTGCCCGTGA
- a CDS encoding Uma2 family endonuclease, with translation MNLVTWPDRLLTLDDWIALPEDNSHRLELAEGVLVVSPRPVSKHQRAVLRLGAQLETQLPSTLGVLPEVELIVEPGTPPTVRVPDLLVGTDAGIEANLPRWVPGDVCLVVEILSDGTRRTDRVTKFAEYAEVGIEYYWLVDLDEPVSLTAFHLIGEHYENVGEHTDIAALELSGEILTIDLPALTGGRPAGQGD, from the coding sequence ATGAATCTCGTGACCTGGCCCGATCGGCTGTTGACGCTGGACGACTGGATCGCCCTCCCAGAGGACAACAGTCACAGGCTCGAGCTCGCCGAGGGGGTGTTGGTCGTTTCGCCGAGACCGGTTTCGAAGCATCAGCGCGCGGTCCTGCGGTTGGGGGCGCAGCTCGAAACGCAGCTACCGTCGACATTGGGAGTCCTACCCGAGGTCGAGCTCATCGTCGAACCCGGGACACCGCCGACCGTCCGGGTGCCCGACCTCTTGGTCGGCACCGATGCCGGCATCGAGGCAAATCTGCCACGGTGGGTACCGGGCGATGTTTGCCTTGTCGTCGAGATCCTGTCGGACGGAACCCGGCGGACGGACCGAGTCACCAAGTTCGCCGAATACGCCGAGGTGGGGATCGAGTACTACTGGCTGGTCGATCTGGATGAGCCGGTGAGCCTCACGGCTTTTCACCTGATCGGGGAGCACTACGAGAATGTCGGTGAGCACACGGATATCGCCGCCTTGGAGTTGAGCGGTGAGATTCTGACCATCGACCTCCCTGCCCTGACCGGCGGACGACCCGCCGGTCAAGGGGACTGA
- the glpK gene encoding glycerol kinase GlpK, with amino-acid sequence MRRYVAAIDQGTTSSRCIVFDHQGRIAGVAQREHEQLFPQPGWVEHDPQTIWRNTESVIAQALRGCDIGAAEVAAVGITNQRETTVVWERATGKPIHHAIVWQDVRTADLTVELAGDQGPARYADRTGLPLSTYFAGPKLRWILDRVPGARERAEAGELCFGTMDTWVLWNLTGQHITDVTNASRTMLMDLRTLQWDPEICADFGIPMSLLPEIRSSSEIYADITHGPLAGVPVAGILGDQQAATFGQACLSPGDTKNTYGTGNFMLMNTGTTPVFSEHGLLTTVCYRLGDEPAVYALEGSIAVTGSLVQWLRDNLGIISSADEIEPLARTVADNGGAYVVPAFSGLFAPRWRPDARGVVAGLTRFVNKGHLARAVLEATAFQTREVIDAMRADSEAQHLDVDKVTLKVDGGMVVNDLLMQFQSDILDAPVVRPVITETTALGAAYAAGLAVDYWTSTDDIRANWSEDKRWTPSMTATTRTHLLTEWNKAVERTYNWA; translated from the coding sequence ATGCGTCGCTATGTGGCCGCCATCGATCAGGGCACGACGTCCAGTCGCTGCATCGTCTTCGATCATCAGGGCCGAATCGCCGGAGTCGCCCAACGGGAACACGAACAACTCTTCCCGCAACCCGGATGGGTCGAGCACGATCCCCAAACCATTTGGCGCAACACCGAATCGGTGATCGCCCAGGCCCTGCGCGGCTGCGATATCGGGGCCGCCGAGGTGGCGGCCGTCGGCATCACCAACCAGCGCGAGACCACCGTGGTGTGGGAGCGGGCCACCGGCAAGCCCATCCACCACGCCATCGTCTGGCAGGACGTGCGGACCGCCGATCTCACCGTGGAACTCGCCGGTGACCAGGGGCCCGCCCGCTACGCCGACCGCACCGGCCTGCCGCTGTCCACCTACTTCGCGGGACCCAAACTGCGGTGGATTCTCGACCGGGTGCCCGGGGCGCGCGAGCGCGCCGAGGCGGGGGAGCTGTGCTTCGGAACCATGGACACCTGGGTGCTGTGGAATCTCACCGGGCAGCACATCACCGACGTCACCAATGCCTCGCGCACCATGCTGATGGATCTGCGCACGCTGCAATGGGATCCGGAGATCTGCGCCGACTTCGGGATCCCCATGTCGCTGCTGCCCGAAATCCGCAGCAGCTCCGAGATTTACGCCGACATCACCCACGGCCCGCTGGCCGGTGTCCCCGTCGCGGGCATTCTCGGCGACCAGCAGGCCGCCACCTTCGGCCAGGCCTGCCTGTCACCCGGCGACACCAAGAACACCTACGGCACCGGCAATTTCATGCTCATGAACACCGGCACCACGCCGGTCTTCAGCGAACACGGCCTGCTCACCACCGTCTGCTATCGCCTCGGCGATGAGCCTGCCGTCTACGCCCTGGAAGGCTCCATCGCCGTCACCGGCTCCCTGGTGCAATGGCTGCGCGACAACCTCGGCATCATCTCCAGCGCCGACGAGATCGAGCCCCTGGCCCGCACCGTCGCCGACAACGGCGGCGCCTACGTCGTCCCCGCCTTCTCCGGCCTGTTCGCCCCACGCTGGCGGCCCGACGCCCGCGGCGTCGTCGCCGGCCTCACCCGCTTCGTCAACAAGGGCCACCTCGCCCGAGCCGTCCTGGAAGCCACCGCTTTCCAGACTCGCGAGGTCATCGACGCCATGCGCGCCGACTCCGAAGCCCAGCACCTCGACGTCGACAAGGTCACCCTGAAGGTCGACGGCGGCATGGTAGTCAACGACCTGCTCATGCAATTCCAGTCCGACATCCTCGACGCCCCCGTCGTCCGCCCCGTCATCACCGAAACCACCGCCCTCGGCGCCGCCTACGCCGCCGGTCTCGCCGTCGACTACTGGACCTCCACCGACGACATCCGCGCCAACTGGTCCGAAGACAAACGCTGGACCCCCTCGATGACGGCCACCACCCGCACCCACCTACTCACCGAATGGAACAAGGCCGTAGAACGCACCTACAACTGGGCCTGA
- the glpD gene encoding glycerol-3-phosphate dehydrogenase — MTKQQRSQFLGPEQREAAWAQLGKDTFDVIVIGGGVVGAGIALDAATRGLEVALIEARDLASGTSSRSSKMFHGGLRYLEMMEFGLVREALKERELALSTLAPHLVKPLRFLYPLSHYVWERPYVAAGLTLYDTMGGAKSVPGQHHLTKSAAMRLAPGLKNGVLTGGLTYYDTVVDDARHTMTVARTAANYGAVVRTSTQVVGFLCEADRVVGVKVRDSEDGRTGEIRGSVVINATGVWTDEIQAIAGQRGRFHVRASKGVHIVVPRDRIASDTSIILRTEKSVLFVIAWSTDHWIIGTTDTDWNLDLAHPAATKSDIDYLLEHINKVLVTPLTHDDITGVYAGLRPLLAGESDQTSKLSREHAVARIAPGLVAIAGGKYTTYRVMAYDAVDEAAQDIPRRVPPTVTEKVPLLGADGYHALMNQTPHLAEKYGVHPYRIQHLLNRYGSLIDEVLGLADGNPELLQPITDSPGYLRVEAVYAAAAEGALHLDDILARRTRISIEYAHRGADSADEVARLVAPVLGWSESDIAREVAVYTARVKAEIESQTQPDDAGADALRLEAPEARREVLGPVPRSQPESV, encoded by the coding sequence ATGACGAAGCAGCAGCGATCGCAGTTCCTCGGCCCCGAGCAGCGGGAGGCTGCCTGGGCACAGCTGGGGAAGGACACCTTCGACGTCATCGTGATCGGCGGCGGCGTGGTCGGCGCGGGCATCGCCCTGGACGCCGCCACCCGCGGTCTCGAGGTCGCCCTGATCGAGGCCCGCGATCTGGCCTCGGGCACTTCCAGCCGGTCCTCGAAGATGTTCCACGGCGGCCTGCGCTACCTGGAGATGATGGAGTTCGGCCTGGTCCGCGAGGCGCTCAAGGAACGCGAGCTGGCGCTGTCCACGCTGGCCCCGCACCTGGTCAAGCCGCTGCGCTTCCTCTACCCGCTCAGCCACTACGTCTGGGAGCGCCCGTACGTGGCCGCCGGGCTGACCCTCTACGACACCATGGGCGGTGCGAAATCCGTTCCCGGGCAGCATCATCTGACCAAATCGGCGGCCATGCGGCTCGCGCCGGGCCTGAAGAACGGCGTCCTGACCGGCGGCCTCACCTACTACGACACGGTCGTCGACGACGCCCGCCACACCATGACCGTGGCCCGCACGGCCGCCAACTACGGCGCGGTGGTGCGCACCTCGACCCAGGTGGTCGGCTTCCTGTGCGAGGCGGACCGGGTGGTCGGGGTGAAGGTGCGCGACAGCGAGGACGGCCGCACCGGCGAGATTCGCGGCAGCGTGGTCATCAATGCCACCGGCGTCTGGACCGACGAGATTCAGGCTATCGCCGGGCAACGCGGCCGCTTCCATGTGCGCGCCTCCAAGGGCGTGCACATCGTGGTGCCGCGCGACCGCATCGCCAGCGACACCTCGATCATCCTGCGCACCGAGAAGTCGGTGCTGTTCGTGATCGCGTGGAGCACCGACCACTGGATCATCGGCACCACCGACACCGACTGGAATCTCGATCTGGCGCATCCGGCGGCCACCAAATCCGATATCGACTACCTGCTCGAACACATCAACAAGGTGCTGGTCACCCCGCTCACCCACGACGACATCACCGGCGTCTACGCGGGCCTGCGCCCGCTGCTGGCCGGGGAGAGCGACCAGACCTCCAAACTGTCGCGCGAGCATGCCGTGGCCCGCATCGCGCCCGGCCTGGTCGCCATCGCGGGCGGCAAGTACACCACCTACCGGGTGATGGCCTACGACGCGGTCGACGAAGCGGCACAGGACATTCCGCGCCGGGTACCGCCGACGGTCACCGAGAAGGTGCCGCTGCTGGGCGCGGACGGCTACCACGCGCTGATGAACCAGACCCCGCACCTGGCCGAGAAGTACGGCGTGCACCCGTACCGAATCCAGCACCTGCTCAACCGGTACGGCTCGCTCATCGACGAGGTGCTCGGCCTGGCCGACGGCAATCCCGAACTGCTGCAGCCGATCACGGATTCCCCCGGCTATCTGCGAGTGGAGGCGGTGTACGCGGCCGCGGCCGAGGGCGCGCTGCACCTCGACGACATCCTGGCGCGGCGCACTCGCATCTCCATCGAATACGCCCACCGCGGAGCCGATTCCGCCGACGAGGTGGCGCGGCTGGTGGCGCCGGTGCTGGGCTGGTCGGAGAGCGATATCGCCCGCGAGGTCGCCGTCTACACCGCGCGCGTCAAGGCCGAGATCGAATCCCAGACCCAGCCCGACGACGCCGGGGCCGACGCCCTGCGGCTGGAGGCCCCGGAGGCGCGCCGGGAAGTGCTGGGCCCGGTCCCGCGCAGCCAGCCCGAATCCGTCTGA
- a CDS encoding PLP-dependent aminotransferase family protein yields MSATFPPLARRLDGLQSSAIRDLLKLTSRADIIGLAGGLPDAELMPRDRIAAAADAALSDRSRLQYTESPGWGPLREVLAVRESGRLGRAVAVEEIFVTHGSQQALSLLSEVLLDPGALVIVEDPAYVGALQVFRAAGARIVAVPLDSEGMRLDALRTLLEAGERPAVVHTVSNFHNPGGVTLAPQRRRELANLAERYGFWIIEDDPYGELWFERPSPAPVATYSPNVIRLSSASKILAPTLRAGWMIAPAPVCRAVELLKQGADLCGSALTQQITAELLADTDWLAGHVDTVREVYGARAGALVGAMRARFGDRIVSTDPAGGMFVWVDFTDGTDTAALLPRALDAGVAYVPGNAFAVSTDYTRSMRLCFTTSDAATLTEAVDRLAKAHGGV; encoded by the coding sequence ATGTCCGCGACCTTCCCGCCGCTCGCCCGCCGCCTCGACGGCCTGCAGAGCTCGGCGATCCGTGACCTGCTCAAGCTCACCTCGCGGGCGGACATCATAGGCTTGGCCGGAGGTTTGCCGGACGCCGAGCTGATGCCGCGCGATCGCATCGCGGCCGCCGCCGACGCGGCCCTGTCCGACCGCTCCCGGCTGCAGTACACCGAGTCGCCGGGCTGGGGTCCGCTGCGCGAGGTGCTGGCCGTGCGCGAGTCCGGGCGACTCGGGCGCGCGGTGGCGGTCGAGGAGATCTTCGTGACCCACGGCTCCCAGCAGGCGCTGTCGCTGCTGTCGGAGGTGCTGCTGGATCCCGGCGCGCTGGTGATCGTCGAGGATCCCGCGTATGTCGGTGCGCTGCAGGTGTTCCGGGCGGCGGGAGCCCGAATCGTCGCCGTCCCACTGGATTCCGAGGGCATGCGGCTGGACGCGCTGCGCACACTGCTGGAGGCCGGGGAACGCCCCGCGGTCGTGCACACGGTGAGCAACTTCCACAATCCGGGCGGGGTCACCCTCGCCCCGCAGCGCCGCCGGGAACTGGCGAATCTCGCGGAGCGGTACGGCTTCTGGATCATCGAGGACGACCCGTACGGCGAACTCTGGTTCGAGCGCCCGTCGCCCGCGCCGGTGGCGACCTACTCGCCCAACGTGATTCGCCTCTCCAGCGCCTCCAAGATCCTGGCTCCCACGCTGCGGGCGGGCTGGATGATCGCCCCCGCCCCGGTGTGCCGGGCCGTCGAACTGCTGAAACAGGGTGCGGACCTGTGCGGTTCGGCGCTGACCCAGCAGATCACCGCCGAACTGCTGGCCGACACCGACTGGCTGGCCGGGCATGTGGACACCGTCCGCGAGGTCTACGGCGCCCGGGCCGGCGCCCTGGTCGGCGCGATGCGAGCGCGTTTCGGTGACCGCATCGTCAGCACCGACCCCGCCGGCGGCATGTTCGTCTGGGTCGATTTCACCGACGGCACCGACACCGCCGCCCTGCTGCCGCGCGCTCTCGACGCGGGCGTCGCCTACGTGCCCGGCAACGCCTTCGCCGTCTCCACCGACTACACGCGCTCGATGCGGCTGTGCTTCACCACCTCCGACGCGGCCACCCTGACCGAAGCCGTGGACCGGCTGGCCAAGGCCCACGGCGGCGTCTGA